A genomic segment from Acidaminococcales bacterium encodes:
- a CDS encoding FapA family protein, with protein MAIAPKETIDNETGCFSLEVRGESIYLNVTEKNADNMVTVKAVKELLKKFDAKNIDDAAINKAISVTGNDVIVAGVDKPSIDVVIAENDMKAFVCISGSAQHMKFSREDILDELKKRGIVFGIDEKAAEQALANPGKQFLIAVGKDSVNGHDAQIIFKQQVNDEKGKPKAISGGRVDYKDLDLFTAVAEREVIAEKIPFKKGEDGSTVKGRILKSVAGKDRKMNVGKNIAVEGNLFVAKTAGHLVINKDRMEVLPVLEIKSDIDLSTGNITFPGNVLIKGNVQQGFFVKAQGNVRINGSIFGGTVEGKTIEVKHGIQSANDSYVKAEESITAKFVENAVLYAGGDIKITDTILHSKVSSGRKVLVTGSKGLIAGGRVTAGEEVDSKNIGTQMAPPTIVEVGINPALKEEYVRLKESYRETLSKQESIKKSLLLIKPDDSAVVPESRQELYMKMTKANFSLLGSINEMKERLVGIEEDFSKLSIGKIKCSGLVYPGVKLIINNVVYPVRDILQFSLFYLDDNEVKFAPYNQ; from the coding sequence GTGGCAATTGCTCCGAAAGAAACTATTGACAACGAAACGGGCTGTTTTTCCCTCGAAGTCCGCGGTGAATCCATATATCTGAACGTAACTGAAAAAAACGCGGACAACATGGTAACGGTCAAGGCAGTAAAAGAACTGCTGAAAAAGTTCGACGCGAAAAACATTGACGATGCGGCCATAAACAAAGCGATCTCCGTTACGGGAAACGACGTCATCGTGGCTGGCGTTGACAAGCCGAGCATTGACGTGGTTATCGCCGAAAATGACATGAAAGCGTTTGTATGCATTTCAGGCAGTGCCCAGCATATGAAATTTTCCCGGGAAGACATATTGGATGAACTGAAAAAAAGAGGCATTGTATTTGGCATTGACGAAAAAGCAGCGGAACAGGCGCTCGCCAATCCGGGCAAACAATTCCTCATAGCCGTGGGCAAGGATTCTGTCAACGGGCATGACGCGCAAATAATCTTCAAACAGCAGGTCAACGATGAAAAGGGCAAACCGAAAGCAATCAGCGGCGGCCGCGTCGACTACAAAGATCTTGATTTGTTTACCGCCGTGGCGGAACGAGAGGTAATCGCGGAAAAAATACCCTTCAAAAAAGGCGAAGACGGCAGCACGGTCAAAGGCAGGATTTTAAAAAGCGTTGCAGGCAAAGACCGGAAAATGAACGTGGGCAAGAACATAGCGGTGGAGGGCAACTTGTTTGTTGCCAAAACCGCCGGCCATTTAGTGATAAACAAAGACCGGATGGAAGTTTTGCCGGTGCTTGAAATAAAGAGCGACATAGATTTGTCTACCGGCAATATTACCTTCCCCGGCAACGTATTGATAAAAGGCAACGTGCAGCAAGGTTTTTTTGTAAAAGCGCAGGGCAACGTCCGGATAAACGGCAGCATTTTCGGCGGAACGGTGGAAGGCAAAACAATTGAAGTCAAGCACGGCATACAAAGCGCGAACGATTCTTATGTGAAAGCCGAAGAGTCAATCACCGCCAAATTCGTTGAAAACGCCGTCCTTTACGCCGGCGGCGACATCAAAATAACGGATACGATCCTGCACAGCAAGGTAAGCTCCGGCCGGAAAGTGCTTGTTACAGGCAGCAAAGGGCTGATTGCCGGCGGGCGCGTAACCGCCGGCGAGGAAGTCGATTCAAAAAATATCGGTACGCAAATGGCGCCGCCGACGATAGTGGAAGTGGGGATAAACCCCGCGCTGAAAGAAGAATATGTCCGGCTGAAAGAAAGTTATCGGGAAACGCTAAGCAAACAGGAAAGCATAAAAAAGTCGCTTCTGCTGATCAAGCCTGACGACAGCGCCGTTGTGCCGGAAAGCAGGCAGGAGCTTTATATGAAGATGACCAAAGCGAATTTTTCGCTTTTGGGCAGCATCAACGAAATGAAAGAGCGGCTTGTTGGCATTGAGGAAGATTTTTCCAAACTCAGCATCGGCAAGATAAAATGCAGCGGGTTGGTTTACCCGGGCGTGAAATTAATCATAAACAACGTAGTTTACCCGGTGAGGGACATTCTGCAATTTTCCTTGTTTTATTTGGACGACAACGAAGTGAAATTCGCCCCTTACAATCAATAA
- a CDS encoding FliA/WhiG family RNA polymerase sigma factor, with amino-acid sequence MIFKDENLLLDAWKEYTQTRSLKLRNQLAEHYLPLVRIVAGRLGISLPAYVDRDDFLSTGFIGLLQAIERYDAERGVKFETYATVRIRGAILDALRVQDWIPASVRQKAKQYQNALQTLEGRLGRSATDKEIARELSMSEEQLQTLLSEIQVVTVIPLEEFSQTEESGRGGVGNLTDDFERTEVKELLTQAIERLPGRERLVMSLYYYEGLTLKEISAVMTLSEARISQLHTKGIFRLRNALTDIKEALL; translated from the coding sequence ATGATTTTCAAAGATGAAAACTTGCTTCTTGACGCATGGAAAGAATATACGCAGACGCGCAGCCTGAAATTGCGCAATCAACTTGCCGAGCACTATTTGCCTTTGGTTAGAATCGTTGCCGGCCGGTTGGGGATAAGCCTTCCCGCTTACGTCGATCGCGATGATTTTCTCAGCACAGGCTTTATCGGCCTTTTGCAAGCCATTGAGCGTTATGACGCGGAGCGGGGCGTAAAGTTTGAGACATACGCCACGGTCAGGATCAGAGGGGCAATTTTGGACGCTTTGCGCGTACAAGACTGGATACCGGCCTCTGTCCGCCAGAAAGCCAAACAATACCAAAACGCGCTGCAGACGCTCGAAGGACGGCTGGGGCGTTCCGCGACCGACAAGGAGATAGCCAGGGAGCTGTCCATGTCCGAGGAACAATTGCAAACATTGCTGTCGGAAATTCAAGTTGTTACGGTCATCCCGCTGGAAGAATTTTCCCAAACGGAAGAAAGCGGGCGGGGCGGCGTCGGCAACCTTACCGACGATTTCGAGCGGACGGAGGTAAAAGAGTTGCTGACGCAGGCCATTGAGCGGTTGCCGGGGCGGGAACGCTTGGTAATGTCCCTTTATTATTATGAAGGGCTGACGCTGAAGGAAATAAGCGCGGTGATGACACTGTCGGAAGCCCGAATTTCACAGCTTCATACGAAAGGTATATTCAGGCTGAGAAATGCCCTTACTGACATAAAAGAAGCTCTATTGTGA
- a CDS encoding chemotaxis protein CheD (catalyzes the conversion of glutamine residues to glutamate on methyl-accepting chemotaxis receptors), producing MPELIKVGLADYKSGSAPDSLITYGLGSCIGIALYDTRTKIGGLAHIMLPDSAQSKPTENPAKFADKCLPLLLNELLGKGAHKASLQAKIAGGAQMFALNKATDIMKIGERNEESVRAVLKKLGIPVVASDTGENYGRTVELLLETGKFRIRTISKGEKEI from the coding sequence ATGCCCGAGTTGATTAAAGTCGGACTGGCGGATTATAAATCAGGCAGCGCCCCTGATTCCCTTATTACTTATGGGCTGGGTTCCTGCATAGGGATAGCCCTTTACGATACAAGGACAAAAATAGGTGGGCTGGCCCATATCATGCTGCCGGACAGCGCTCAGTCCAAGCCAACGGAAAACCCGGCCAAATTTGCCGACAAGTGCCTGCCGCTGCTTTTGAACGAATTGCTTGGCAAAGGGGCGCACAAAGCGTCGCTGCAAGCCAAAATCGCCGGCGGGGCGCAAATGTTCGCTTTGAACAAGGCAACCGACATAATGAAGATAGGCGAGCGCAACGAGGAAAGCGTCCGCGCCGTGCTTAAAAAGCTGGGAATTCCCGTAGTCGCTTCCGATACGGGGGAAAATTACGGCAGGACGGTGGAGCTTTTGTTGGAGACAGGCAAATTTAGGATACGGACAATAAGCAAAGGCGAGAAAGAGATATAA
- a CDS encoding chemotaxis protein CheC — MSDDVLELTPAQLDALKEIGNVGAGNAATALSQIINKRIDMTVPEVSILPLGDVPDIVGGPDNMVAGVYLRVFGQAPGSILFIMPINSAFDLVNMLMGREKSQDYTFTVMDESALMEIGNILASAYLNALSYFTKLTLLPSIPALAMDMAAALLSIVLVQLGQMGDHALVIETVFKTDDDGINGHFFLIPDPGSLAAILAAIGVSE; from the coding sequence ATGAGCGATGATGTGTTGGAACTTACTCCGGCGCAGCTTGATGCGCTGAAGGAAATCGGCAATGTCGGCGCCGGCAACGCCGCAACGGCTTTGTCGCAGATTATAAATAAACGTATCGACATGACCGTGCCGGAAGTGTCGATCTTGCCGCTCGGCGACGTGCCCGACATAGTAGGCGGGCCGGACAATATGGTCGCCGGCGTTTATCTTAGGGTGTTTGGGCAAGCGCCGGGCAGCATACTGTTCATAATGCCGATCAATAGCGCGTTTGATCTGGTAAACATGCTCATGGGGCGTGAAAAATCACAAGATTACACCTTTACCGTAATGGACGAATCCGCGCTCATGGAAATAGGCAACATTTTGGCGAGCGCATACCTTAACGCCTTGTCCTATTTCACCAAACTTACGCTTTTGCCGTCGATTCCGGCTCTTGCCATGGACATGGCGGCGGCGCTTCTAAGTATCGTGCTCGTACAGTTGGGGCAGATGGGAGATCACGCTCTGGTAATCGAAACCGTCTTTAAAACTGATGACGACGGCATAAACGGACATTTTTTCCTTATTCCCGATCCAGGTTCATTAGCCGCCATATTAGCTGCCATTGGGGTGAGCGAATAA
- a CDS encoding chemotaxis protein CheW: MSENRSLAKNSDETRVREEIQLVVFKLAMEEYAIDIGHVSEIRKMLAITRVPKTPEYYLGVMNLRGSVLPVIDLKKRLSLPSTAKTEDSRIIILSVDDISFGVTVDAVSEVSIIDKADIEPPSSIDTNVENRFVVGVGKHNNRLLIMLSVKEIVGLA; the protein is encoded by the coding sequence ATGAGCGAAAATAGAAGTTTGGCTAAAAATAGCGACGAAACGCGTGTACGTGAAGAGATACAATTGGTGGTATTCAAGCTGGCAATGGAAGAGTATGCCATTGACATAGGGCATGTCAGCGAAATCAGGAAAATGCTGGCCATCACGCGAGTGCCCAAAACGCCGGAATATTATTTGGGCGTGATGAATCTGCGCGGGAGCGTGTTGCCGGTAATTGACCTGAAAAAGCGCCTTAGCCTTCCCAGTACCGCAAAAACTGAAGACAGCAGGATAATCATATTGAGTGTTGACGATATTTCCTTCGGGGTTACGGTAGACGCCGTCTCGGAAGTGTCAATTATTGACAAAGCGGACATAGAACCGCCCAGCAGCATTGACACCAACGTTGAAAACAGGTTTGTCGTCGGCGTTGGCAAACACAACAACCGGTTGCTCATCATGCTGAGCGTAAAAGAAATAGTGGGGCTGGCATGA